The genome window TGTTTTCTGTGGAGTGGGAGGAGCTAGTTTAGAGATTTACATGTTACTATATATGTAGCACTAAATTCGATACCGAGATGTCTGGGTTGGTCTATGATGATAGCATGGCCACCCAAAGCCCTGAGTAGAAACAATGTTCATGTTACTTGATTTATTGTCACTTTCCTCTTTCTTGAGAATGCAACTGTCGCATTTTGTTAGTAaacaccaaccccaccaacctaCATTGCACGCGCAAGGTTTTTTCAATTCGGAGACATTGCAGGCAGATTGTTCTTGTGTTAACAGCACGGTGAAGTCAATGCAATCAATGGCATTGAGGGGCAATCCACATTGTTGTCATCTTTAATCTCTATAACAAAATGATTGTGATCTTACTTTGAATGATATACCTATTTTCTATCTTCTACTCATGATTGATAGTGCAAAACTTGCTAAGATTTCAGAGGAACGGACCCTTGGCCCACCACTAGGAACATtgatattgtccccaacttaaccacATGTATAGCAGGTGTGAGGTTTTATACAAAAGGTCTCGATGTTATTAGGAGTGAAACCATTTAATATATGGGACTTTCTATTTCATTAAGTTTCCGATGCAGGACTCGTGTATTCTTGAACAAAACTAACCTCGAACATGTTTGGCAACACAGAAGTTTATGTTCTGTTCCGGATTGAAAACTTGTTGTTTGCTATGACCATCTATATTTGGGGTTTCTGGTACCTCTCCACTCTAAATGTTTATAAAGGGATAACTCTGTTCTGtatgaaaataatacttaAAGAGAGTGAAATTTTAAGCTTTGGATTTTCTTCTGGAGATCCTTTTTCCTCCTTAACTTTTGCATTCTACTTCTGCTGCAGGATATGATTCGTGCTATTGCTGACCTTGAAAGTGATAGACAGCCCCTTGCTACCCGGTACGATAAAAAAACTAAGTCCACCACTGCAGGGATCATGCAACTTTTACCAAAAACTGCTGACTGGCTGGCTAGGTACCGAAAATATGCACAGATTTCATTTTAAGCACATAACTCTTATACTGAGCAGCATTGTTGTTTATCTACTTTTTATGTTATATTGCTGCAATGAAGTTGAAAGTGCAACTTGCTTGCAGTGATATGGGCTACCAGGCATATGCAGTGCAAGGGAATCCAGATCTTCTGTTCAAGCCTTTTGTAAATGTATATTTTGGTGCCGCTTATCTTAAATGGTTATCAAGCTATGATCAAAAGTAAGttgcaaaatatataattttttcgTGTTAGGTTGTATGCAGCTAGTACGAATGTGGACTTGGTTGGGTCCATCTTCCAATGGTTTTTGTGATCCTCTGCATGTGTCTTACGTGTAGATGTTAAGTAATTAAGATAATTACCATTGTTAGTTCCATGATGAGATATTGATGCTTCAGTCTTTGTTTGCAGAGaaagaagtgaagaatatgTAGTTAGGGCATATAAAGGTGGTACCAAAAAGGCAACTCACAAatcaactttgaaatattggCAACGGTATCTTTCAGTCAAGGAAAGTCTTCCATCCAGGTTGTTGTCTTCTCTGTATCACTATGATCTGGAACTTTGCTTTAAGCATTTTACAACAGTATTTTTCAGAACAGTATACGAAAAATTTTCCACTCAAttgtataaatatttgaaattttggtgaagaaGTATTGAAGCCAATTTAGAAATCGTTGTGCAGTGAAGGATGTTATGTTTTGGTGAACATGTTATGAAGTCTCATTGAAAAGTCGAAACAGGCATTAAATCCTTGTCAGATATATATTCCAGAGCTGATTATGGTGTATTTCTTTTGTGCAGAAAAAGTTTTGAAGGCCGTCCATCTCCAAATGAGGTTTCTACTTCAGCAGCCCCTCATGCTCATGCTCCTCCTCATGCTCCTCCTCATGCTCATGCTGCACCACCCGCACCACACAACGCAGGTTTCTCCTTTTTCTAGTTACAGAGGGAGCTACTGTTACAAATGATTTTGAgtacttattttttaatacctGATGTTTGGTGAAACTTTGCTTCTCCTTTAATCTATTGCAGTTCCAAGCATGTAGAATTCTTCAAGAATTCTGAGATATTCCATATCATACGTTGAGAAATTTCTTTACTTTATTTCTATTATATTACTAAGCCAAGAAGCTTTTCATCAGGTCATCACATTTACTGGGACTCCAGAGCTTCTCCAGAAGACATGGCAGAAATGTGGAATCATCAAGACGTCGCTAGAGAGTGGACCACAACTGGAGAGAAAAGGGGAAAAGTACGATTCTCCCTTGATGACAAGAAAAGACCATACCTTTCTCGTGTAGAACTGAAGGTACGAATTTTTAGAATGAAGACCATGGTTTGAAGTTCAGGAATTCTTTTTTGTTAGTGCTGTCAATGAAATCAAGATTATATTAAATGCGAAACATGTCACCACAAAACATGTTATTGACTTCTTGCAGGCAGTTGCAGATATCGTACTCACAAAACACTTTAATACAAAGCCAATCAAAGCTGTAAGTGTAACTTCTAACTTGTGAAGTCCGGTTTCTGTAAATGAGATACTTTTGTGTGcctaaattttttgtttaggCACATTTGTCTAAAAGAATGCTCTTGAGGAAAATCCCGGAAGATCATGAAACCATTTGTCATTTCAGTCTTCTCCCTTTTCAGTTTCCTAAGCATTGTTACCTTTGCCCTCACCTCAGTCATCACTTCTTTGTCTTTCTCCGCAGTGtattttactttgttttttcttcttttcttgggatttattttttgcagTCAGTTCTTGGTGCTCTTGCAGAGGTTATTAGTTTGCGTTTCTTGAATGGCGTTGGACCACGTACTGGAATAATGGGAATCGACTATTCTACAGCTTTATGGCTTTTCACGTATGTCAATCTCATAATCAGAACTAAATTTCTTAATTGGAAAAGAGTTTAAAATCCATCTGTATAGAGAGCCTAGCTTGAAAGATAACTATCTTGACTCATCATGGTTGTTTCTGGTGGTAAATCCACCTATTTACAAATGGTCTGTCTTGAGCTGAGCTTGGACAGCGCCTTAAATTGCCTAGAAAATGAATGAGAAAGAACTTCCATGCAAAATGGGgtcaattcaattcatatcAGATCAAATAACTCCTTTAAGAACTATCATTTTCTTGACCCCAGAAACAAAAGACTTCTGTTAtgaatgaataaatataatttggtGTTCTCTTCCCCCTTTGTATAATTGTATTTGCTTTGAACTTTCTCTTTGTGTGCAGGGAGATGGGCTTTAAGGCATACACAATTCATTCTGCTGATGATCTTTCCATGCCATTTGTGTCAATGTACTTTGGTGCAGCCTATTTAGTATGGTTAGTGGAGTATGAAGGAAGGTGAGTCTGTTTAATATCACTGAAATTAATGTCTTTCCTAAGGTTGATAATATCACTGACCAATGTATGCCATAAGCAGGTCAAGAACTCCAGAGTTTGTTGTTCAGGCTTATATCTTGGGACCAAAGAACGTGAATCTTCAAGATTCAGGTCCACAGTGGCTCAAGTTTGAGGAAGCCTTGGGCAAGTACGAAGACACGAAGAAGCTTAAGTACGTCCGTTCCACTTGTAAGTTAAAAACTCAGAATCTTCTGTTTGTATACTGATGAATTAGCCTTATATTTGTAGGGATCAAGGGAGCTGCACTATCATGTAAGCTGACAAAAACCACCTTGCCACCTTTGATGACAAGGGGTTGCATCCTCTGCATTAAGTGAGAGCATTCTTGAAAAACTCAAATGAATTGAGTGAATGCTGTTACTTGGTTCTCATGTAGAATTgcttttgtaatatttttgaagagttttactcttttttctgtatttttttgcGAAAACTGTGTGAGCTGAAGTACAAAAGATAGCACTTTTAAGCGTCTGCTTTCTCAAAAGGCAGATAGTTCTGCTTCATTTGCCATAGGTTCAGTCACATTTGAGTCCAATGAAAATTGATTCATCCAATTGAAAAGTAACCCTAATTTGATGATAGGGGTAGTCTTACAATTTAGTCACGAACTTTAAAAATCTTGAATGTATCTACAGGCCGGGCTATAATCTGGGAAGTTGAACAAAAAATATCAggttatgaaaaatcaatCATAAGTTTGCATCTTATGAACAAAAGTAACCTCATAAATTTCCAAATGCAATaacattttttctttataactAATGACCTCCAAGCAATGACCATCAGCCTACAGAAAGTAGTGGCTTCCAGTAATATctaaatatgaaaagaaaaaaaaaatctataaaatcTTAAATCAGTACATGTAGAAGCTCTGCTGAGGACTTCAACAACCAGGGTGTAATTGAATATGATTGATATATGGGGCAATGACTTGCTCTTTTCTTTAGGAACTAATAACTTATAGAACTATGGCCTATGGAAACCTTTTGTTTCTCCACAACCCATAACAGAAGAAGGCAGCTTTCCCACTTTCTCCACCCCTGCTTCAAAAACCACTCCCATTCCCATATAGAAATGGGATTCTAAATGGCAATGAAAAGCCCAAACACCTGGATTATCAGCTCTAAATCTCAAAGCAGTCCAGCCATAAGGATGCACTGGCACAGTGTTCTTCATGATTGGATTTACAAGATTGTATTTTCCCACATCCTTCATCATGTCAAACTTGCCTGTTCCATAGCCCAGCACCCAAAAATCATGCCCATGGAGATGCCATGGATGTGTCTCACTATTGTTCACAGTCATGGTGTTTGCATTCTGCAGTATAATATCCACTGTGGTATTGAACTTCAACCTGTATATGCCATTGCTGGAAGTGGCATTTACATTCTCGGCAACAGCGTATATATCATAATTCTTGAAGTCATAGTTTTCTGGAGGTTGGGTTTGATCAAACACATGGTTTAAGTTTAAGTTTTCCTTTAGAGCTATCAAGTAAGGTGTgtgggggagagagaaagatacATTGTTTAAGGACCATCTATAGTACCCATCTATCTTATTTTGTGTGTTGAGAAGCACAATGACTTTGTCTGAAGTGAGAGGGGGGGAGTGAATGAAACTTTTGTGGGCTTTGATACTAAGGCTCTGTGCCAATCTTGGTACAGTGTCATTCCATAGAGGGCCTGTGGTTGGCAGAGTTGGAGGGGATTTCTTGAAGTATTTTGGATAATAATTGAGGATTGCTAAGCCAGTTGGGGTTGCAGGTTTTCTGCTAACTACATTTGTAGTCACCCAGTAGTTTCTTGATGGGTCTTGGTTTGCTATTACTAGGACAGAATATGTCTCACCGGAGTAAATATATAGGTTTTTAGTCTGAAATGGCTCCACATAATGCCCATCAGCTTCAACAACAGTCATATTGTGACcctgcattaaaaaaaagtttgttacTAACAAGGACAAGCTTTATAATATCTACACATTTGAAACTTTCAAAGACTTGGTGAGGTTTAAGTTACCTCAATTTGGAAGTTGAGAGCTGATAGAGAGGTCAAGCTACCAATCCTTAACCGATAAGTTTTGCCAGGGATGACTGTCAAAATATAGGGAGAACATTCTGGGTTTGTTGTGTTACAGACTCCGACTTCTAGGCTAGAAGTTGCTAGTAGAGAGCAGTTGAACCTCCCTCTTCCATTAATCAGAAGTGACTGAAAAGTTAATGGAATTTGAATTATCAACAATGCAAAATAGTCCATATGTAATTTCAATAAATGAATATAGTCATTTACCTGAGGCTCCCCAACCCAAACAAAA of Prunus dulcis chromosome 4, ALMONDv2, whole genome shotgun sequence contains these proteins:
- the LOC117624176 gene encoding uncharacterized protein LOC117624176, translating into MAVSFRYWEDCVDSHDLEEMWSSPCVTAEWLDAGESRGQKVHLSRDPDGQPFLTQTEMKIVAEITIRRHFANQIDPDMIRAIADLESDRQPLATRYDKKTKSTTAGIMQLLPKTADWLASDMGYQAYAVQGNPDLLFKPFVNVYFGAAYLKWLSSYDQKERSEEYVVRAYKGGTKKATHKSTLKYWQRYLSVKESLPSRKSFEGRPSPNEVSTSAAPHAHAPPHAPPHAHAAPPAPHNAGHHIYWDSRASPEDMAEMWNHQDVAREWTTTGEKRGKVRFSLDDKKRPYLSRVELKAVADIVLTKHFNTKPIKASVLGALAEVISLRFLNGVGPRTGIMGIDYSTALWLFTEMGFKAYTIHSADDLSMPFVSMYFGAAYLVWLVEYEGRSRTPEFVVQAYILGPKNVNLQDSGPQWLKFEEALGKYEDTKKLKDQGSCTIM
- the LOC117624178 gene encoding L-ascorbate oxidase-like, which codes for MVEILAYRSLVKLLALCHFISLAAVVTVEARIRHYRWEVKYEYKSPDCFKKLAITINGGTPGPKILAQQGDTIVVELKNSLLTENVAIHWHGIRQIGTPWSDGTEGVTQCPIFPGDTFIYKFVVDRAGSYLYHAHYGIQREAGLYGSITVSVPNGESEPFAYDYDRSIILNDWFHKSTYEQAVGLSSIPFVWVGEPQSLLINGRGRFNCSLLATSSLEVGVCNTTNPECSPYILTVIPGKTYRLRIGSLTSLSALNFQIEGHNMTVVEADGHYVEPFQTKNLYIYSGETYSVLVIANQDPSRNYWVTTNVVSRKPATPTGLAILNYYPKYFKKSPPTLPTTGPLWNDTVPRLAQSLSIKAHKSFIHSPPLTSDKVIVLLNTQNKIDGYYRWSLNNVSFSLPHTPYLIALKENLNLNHVFDQTQPPENYDFKNYDIYAVAENVNATSSNGIYRLKFNTTVDIILQNANTMTVNNSETHPWHLHGHDFWVLGYGTGKFDMMKDVGKYNLVNPIMKNTVPVHPYGWTALRFRADNPGVWAFHCHLESHFYMGMGVVFEAGVEKVGKLPSSVMGCGETKGFHRP